In Serratia sp. FDAARGOS_506, a genomic segment contains:
- a CDS encoding ABC-F family ATP-binding cassette domain-containing protein — translation MAHFAQSPYFVLHQLTCQFADGETLFGPLDLAFDRSRCGLVGRNGAGKTQLLRLIVGRAQPGNGHVESHAALAYVAQQPEIAADTTLAQLLGYGEVFAALARLEQGRPLADDIDRLEGRWDLNDRLQNAFAAAGLPAFDPLQSASSLSGGERMRAALCGAFLGEADYLLLDEPTNHLDSAGRAWLYQQLDQWHGGLLVASHDRQLLGRMERIVELTPGALRSYGGNYDDYRRQRDTEQQAARADLEHAREERRRTRARQQKEHDMSQRRSAQTLRVVDTLNIASFERVAYKSAAKESLGTLRKQHQGQRDSLDAAVREAYQRVEDEQPVLLALPGSEVSANKQVLVLEQLQLPFVSAPPLDLRIDGPMRVALTGPNGCGKSTLLKTILGRLTALSGHCHCPLSTAYLDQTLSQLDPSLSVMDHLGLQDSPLAEGALRTRLAQLQLGADRIALPLGALSGGERLKAALACALWRRQPAQLLLLDEPTNHLDLVSSLAIETALADFPGAMLVVSHDEDFLQALRPTHRLNRQADGWRLQAW, via the coding sequence ATGGCTCATTTTGCGCAGTCCCCTTATTTCGTTTTACATCAACTGACCTGCCAATTTGCTGACGGCGAAACCCTGTTCGGCCCGCTGGATCTCGCTTTCGATCGGTCGCGCTGCGGCCTGGTGGGGCGCAACGGCGCCGGCAAAACCCAGCTGCTGCGCCTGATCGTCGGGCGGGCTCAGCCGGGCAACGGGCACGTCGAATCCCATGCCGCATTGGCTTACGTTGCGCAGCAGCCGGAGATCGCCGCGGACACCACGCTGGCCCAGCTGCTGGGCTATGGTGAGGTGTTCGCTGCGCTGGCGCGTCTCGAGCAGGGGCGGCCGTTGGCGGACGATATCGATCGTTTGGAAGGGCGCTGGGATCTCAACGATCGCCTGCAAAACGCCTTCGCCGCCGCCGGGTTGCCGGCCTTCGATCCGCTGCAATCCGCAAGTTCTCTGAGCGGCGGCGAACGGATGCGCGCGGCGCTGTGCGGCGCTTTTCTGGGGGAGGCGGATTATCTGCTGTTGGACGAACCGACCAACCACCTCGACAGCGCCGGGCGCGCCTGGCTGTATCAGCAGCTGGATCAATGGCACGGCGGGCTGCTTGTCGCCAGCCATGATCGGCAGCTGCTGGGGCGTATGGAGCGCATCGTCGAACTGACGCCCGGCGCGCTGCGCAGCTACGGCGGCAACTACGACGACTATCGGCGCCAGCGCGACACGGAGCAGCAGGCGGCGCGTGCCGATCTGGAGCATGCGCGCGAGGAGCGCCGACGCACTCGCGCCCGTCAGCAGAAAGAGCATGACATGAGCCAGCGGCGTTCGGCGCAAACGCTGCGCGTTGTCGATACGCTGAATATCGCCTCCTTCGAGCGAGTGGCCTACAAATCGGCGGCGAAGGAAAGCCTCGGTACGCTGCGTAAGCAGCATCAGGGTCAGCGTGACAGCCTCGATGCGGCGGTGCGCGAAGCCTATCAGCGAGTGGAGGACGAGCAGCCGGTGTTGCTGGCGCTGCCGGGCAGCGAAGTGAGCGCGAACAAGCAGGTGCTGGTGCTCGAGCAGCTGCAGCTGCCGTTCGTCAGCGCGCCGCCGCTGGATCTGCGGATCGACGGCCCGATGCGCGTAGCGTTGACCGGCCCCAACGGCTGCGGCAAGTCCACCTTGCTGAAGACCATTCTCGGCCGGCTGACGGCGCTTTCCGGCCATTGTCATTGCCCGCTGTCGACGGCCTATCTCGATCAAACCCTGTCGCAGCTCGACCCGAGTCTGTCGGTGATGGATCATCTGGGGCTGCAGGACTCGCCGTTGGCGGAAGGCGCGTTGCGCACCCGGCTGGCGCAGCTGCAGCTTGGCGCGGATCGCATCGCTCTGCCGTTGGGCGCGCTGAGCGGCGGCGAACGGCTCAAGGCGGCGCTTGCTTGCGCGCTGTGGCGGCGGCAACCGGCGCAGCTGCTGTTGCTGGACGAACCGACCAACCACCTGGATCTGGTGTCGTCGCTGGCGATCGAAACCGCCCTGGCGGATTTCCCCGGCGCGATGCTGGTGGTGTCGCACGACGAAGACTTCCTGCAGGCGCTGCGGCCGACGCACCGCCTGAACCGGCAGGCGGACGGCTGGCGGCTTCAGGCCTGGTAA
- the sstT gene encoding serine/threonine transporter SstT produces MQKLLQRIMQGSLVKQIMVGLVAGILVALVSPAAAAAAGLLGTLFVGALKAVAPVLVLILVMASIANHKQGQKTNIRPILFLYLLGTFAAALVAVVVSFIFPSTLALTTGATDITPPGGIVEVMKGLLMSVVANPFHALINANYIGILAWAVGLGLALRHASETTKGLINDMSHAVTLVVRAVIRCAPLGIFGLVASTLAETGFGVLWGYAQLLMVLLGCMLLVALVLNPLIVYWKIRRNPYPLVFACLRESGVTAFFTRSSAANIPVNMELCKKLNLNEDTYSVSIPLGATINMAGAAITITVLTLAAVNTLGIAVDVPTALLLSVVAALCACGASGVAGGSLLLIPLACNMFGIPNDVAMQVVAVGFIIGVLQDSAETALNSSTDVLFTAAACQAEDQRLANEDPLKVR; encoded by the coding sequence ATGCAAAAACTACTACAAAGGATCATGCAGGGTAGCCTGGTCAAACAAATCATGGTCGGTCTGGTGGCCGGCATTCTGGTGGCGCTGGTTTCGCCGGCGGCCGCAGCGGCCGCCGGCCTGTTAGGTACCCTGTTCGTCGGCGCGCTGAAAGCGGTGGCACCGGTGCTGGTACTGATTCTGGTGATGGCCTCGATCGCCAACCATAAACAGGGGCAGAAGACCAACATTCGCCCCATTCTTTTCCTCTATCTGCTGGGCACCTTCGCCGCGGCGCTGGTGGCGGTCGTCGTCAGCTTTATCTTCCCTTCCACGCTGGCGCTGACCACCGGCGCGACCGACATTACCCCGCCGGGCGGCATTGTGGAGGTGATGAAGGGTCTGTTGATGAGCGTGGTGGCCAACCCGTTCCATGCGCTGATTAACGCCAACTACATCGGTATTCTGGCGTGGGCTGTCGGGCTGGGGCTGGCGCTGCGCCACGCTTCCGAGACCACCAAGGGGCTGATCAACGACATGTCCCATGCGGTCACGCTGGTGGTGCGCGCAGTGATCCGCTGTGCGCCGCTCGGCATCTTCGGCCTGGTGGCGTCCACACTGGCGGAAACCGGCTTCGGCGTGCTGTGGGGCTACGCCCAGCTGCTGATGGTGCTGCTCGGCTGCATGCTGCTGGTGGCGCTGGTGCTCAACCCGCTGATCGTTTACTGGAAGATCCGCCGCAACCCGTATCCGCTGGTGTTCGCCTGCCTGCGTGAGAGCGGCGTGACCGCCTTCTTCACCCGCAGCTCCGCCGCCAACATCCCGGTGAACATGGAGCTGTGCAAGAAGCTGAACCTGAATGAGGACACCTACTCGGTTTCCATCCCGCTGGGCGCAACCATCAACATGGCCGGTGCGGCGATCACCATCACCGTACTGACGCTGGCGGCAGTGAACACGCTGGGCATCGCGGTGGACGTACCGACCGCCCTGCTGCTGAGCGTGGTGGCCGCCCTCTGCGCCTGCGGCGCCTCCGGCGTGGCCGGCGGCTCACTGCTGCTGATCCCGCTGGCGTGCAACATGTTCGGCATCCCGAACGACGTGGCGATGCAGGTGGTAGCGGTGGGCTTTATTATCGGTGTGCTGCAGGATTCGGCGGAAACCGCCCTCAACTCCTCCACCGACGTGCTGTTCACCGCCGCGGCCTGCCAGGCAGAAGATCAACGGCTGGCGAACGAAGACCCGCTGAAGGTGCGTTAA
- a CDS encoding Gfo/Idh/MocA family protein, with protein MIRFAVVGTNWITERFIDAAHESGKLTLSAVYSRSLEQAQAFGANYQVTQFFDSLEAMAQSDAIDAVYIASPNALHCPQSLLFLRHKKHVICEKPLASNQREAEQLVACARENQVVLFEAFKSAYLPNFLALQQALPKVGRLRKAFINYCQYSSRYPRYLAGENPNTFNPQFSNGSIMDIGYYCLASAVALFGAPQSVLASATLLDTGVDAHGTVCLNYGDFDVTLSHSKVSDSAIPSEIQGEEGTLIIDKISECQGVALTPRGGNRQDLSQTQHINTMLYEALAFAELVEKHQVEHPGLENSLIVARLLTDIRRQTGVVFPADGE; from the coding sequence ATGATTCGCTTTGCCGTCGTCGGCACCAACTGGATTACGGAACGTTTTATCGATGCCGCCCATGAAAGCGGCAAACTCACATTGAGCGCCGTGTATTCACGCTCGCTGGAACAGGCGCAGGCGTTCGGCGCCAACTATCAGGTCACGCAGTTTTTCGACTCGCTCGAGGCGATGGCACAGTCCGACGCCATAGACGCGGTGTATATCGCCAGCCCCAATGCCCTGCACTGCCCGCAATCGCTGCTGTTCCTGCGCCATAAAAAACACGTGATCTGCGAAAAACCGCTGGCCTCCAACCAGCGCGAAGCGGAACAGCTGGTAGCCTGCGCACGGGAAAATCAGGTGGTGCTGTTCGAGGCGTTCAAAAGCGCCTATCTGCCAAACTTCCTGGCGCTGCAGCAGGCGTTGCCGAAAGTCGGCCGGCTGCGCAAAGCCTTTATCAACTATTGCCAATACTCTTCGCGCTATCCGCGCTACCTCGCCGGCGAGAACCCCAACACCTTTAACCCGCAGTTCTCCAACGGTTCGATCATGGACATCGGCTATTACTGCCTGGCCAGCGCGGTCGCGCTGTTCGGCGCGCCGCAGTCGGTACTGGCCAGCGCCACGCTGCTGGATACCGGCGTGGACGCCCACGGCACCGTCTGCCTGAACTACGGCGATTTCGACGTCACGCTTTCCCATTCCAAGGTCAGCGACTCGGCGATCCCCAGCGAAATACAGGGGGAAGAAGGCACGCTGATTATCGACAAGATTTCCGAGTGCCAGGGCGTGGCGCTGACGCCGCGCGGCGGCAACCGTCAGGATCTGAGCCAGACGCAGCACATCAACACCATGCTGTATGAAGCGCTGGCCTTCGCCGAGCTGGTTGAGAAACATCAGGTGGAACACCCGGGGCTGGAGAATTCGCTGATCGTCGCCCGCCTGCTGACCGACATCCGCCGCCAGACCGGCGTCGTCTTCCCCGCCGACGGAGAATGA
- a CDS encoding UxaA family hydrolase, giving the protein MQSTIKIHEQDNVAVALRDLVAGETVELAGITVSLAQPVARGHKFALGPIAEGEDIIKYGQPIGHALSAIAPGEHIHSQNAKTNLSDLDSYRYQPQFPALPPQAADREVQLYRRAGGEVGIRNELWIVPTVGCVNGIARQIQQRFLQQTQAEGIDGVHLFSHQFGCSQLGQDHANTRIMLQNMARHPNAGAVLVIGLGCENNQVDAFRATLGIADERRLRFMVCQQQDDEVEAGLALLHELYREMRHDRREPGRLSELKFGLECGGSDGLSGITANPLLGRFSDYVIANGGTTVLTEVPEMFGAERILMSRCRDGETFGKTVDMINDFKRYFIAHQQPIYENPSPGNKAGGITTLEEKSLGCTQKAGLSQVVDVLKYGERLRVPGLNLLSAPGNDAVATSALAGAGCHMVLFSTGRGTPYGGFVPTVKLATNSELAAKKPHWIDFDAGGLIHGVAMETLLGRFVDLIVEIANGRPARNETNDFRELAIFKSGVTL; this is encoded by the coding sequence ATGCAAAGTACGATAAAGATTCACGAGCAGGATAACGTGGCGGTAGCGCTGCGCGACCTGGTGGCCGGAGAAACGGTTGAGCTGGCAGGCATAACCGTTTCGCTGGCGCAGCCGGTGGCGCGCGGGCACAAGTTTGCGCTCGGTCCGATCGCCGAGGGAGAGGACATCATCAAATATGGCCAGCCGATCGGCCATGCGCTCTCAGCCATTGCGCCTGGGGAGCATATTCATTCGCAAAACGCCAAAACCAACCTGAGCGATCTGGACAGTTACCGTTACCAGCCGCAGTTCCCGGCGTTGCCGCCGCAGGCGGCGGATCGCGAGGTGCAGCTGTACCGCCGGGCCGGCGGAGAAGTGGGCATCCGCAACGAGCTGTGGATCGTGCCGACCGTCGGTTGCGTCAACGGTATCGCCCGCCAGATCCAGCAGCGTTTCTTGCAGCAAACGCAGGCGGAGGGGATTGACGGTGTGCATCTGTTCAGCCATCAGTTCGGCTGTTCGCAGCTGGGGCAGGATCATGCCAACACCCGCATCATGCTGCAGAATATGGCGCGCCATCCCAACGCCGGCGCGGTGCTGGTGATCGGGTTGGGGTGCGAAAACAATCAGGTGGATGCCTTTCGCGCCACGTTGGGCATAGCGGACGAGCGGCGGCTGCGCTTTATGGTGTGCCAACAGCAGGATGACGAGGTAGAGGCCGGGCTGGCGTTGTTGCACGAGCTGTACCGGGAGATGCGCCACGATCGCCGCGAGCCGGGCCGCCTGAGCGAGCTGAAGTTCGGCCTGGAATGCGGCGGTTCGGACGGATTGTCGGGCATTACCGCCAATCCGCTGTTGGGGCGTTTTTCCGACTATGTGATCGCCAACGGCGGCACCACGGTACTGACCGAAGTGCCGGAGATGTTCGGTGCCGAACGCATTCTGATGAGCCGCTGCCGCGATGGGGAGACCTTCGGCAAAACCGTCGACATGATCAACGATTTCAAACGCTATTTCATCGCCCATCAACAGCCGATATACGAGAACCCGTCGCCGGGAAACAAGGCCGGCGGCATCACCACGCTGGAGGAGAAATCGCTCGGCTGCACCCAAAAGGCGGGGCTAAGCCAGGTGGTGGACGTGCTGAAATACGGCGAACGGCTGCGCGTGCCAGGGCTGAATCTGCTCAGCGCGCCGGGCAACGACGCGGTGGCGACCAGCGCGCTGGCCGGTGCCGGCTGCCATATGGTGCTGTTTAGCACCGGGCGCGGCACGCCGTACGGCGGCTTTGTGCCGACGGTGAAGCTGGCTACTAACAGCGAGCTGGCGGCGAAGAAACCGCACTGGATCGATTTCGACGCCGGCGGCCTGATCCACGGCGTGGCGATGGAGACCTTGCTTGGCCGCTTCGTCGATCTGATCGTCGAGATCGCCAATGGCCGTCCGGCGCGTAATGAAACCAACGACTTTCGCGAGCTGGCGATCTTTAAAAGCGGGGTGACGCTGTAA
- a CDS encoding TerC family protein — protein sequence MMNSVGTPWLWGSFAAVIVVMLAIDLLLQGRKGAHTMTLKQAASWSLVWVSLSLLFNFGFWYYLNETAGRAVADTQALAFLTGYLIEKALAVDNVFVWLMLFSYFAVPANLQRRVLIYGVLGAIVLRTIMIFAGSWLVSQFQWLLYLFGAFLLFTGIKMALAKEDDSAIGDKPLVKWLRSHLRMTDSLEGERFFVRRNGILFATPLVLVLILVELSDVIFAVDSIPAIFAVTTDPFIVLTSNLFAIMGLRAMYFLLANVAERFSMLKYGLSVILVFIGIKMLIIDFFHIPIGVSLGVVAGILTLTLLINAWVNRRNDRLAKK from the coding sequence ATGATGAATTCTGTTGGCACACCGTGGTTATGGGGCAGCTTCGCCGCCGTCATCGTCGTGATGCTCGCAATCGACCTCCTGTTGCAGGGCCGTAAAGGCGCGCACACCATGACTCTGAAGCAGGCCGCCAGCTGGTCACTGGTGTGGGTCAGCCTCTCCTTGCTGTTCAATTTCGGTTTCTGGTACTACCTGAATGAAACTGCCGGGCGCGCCGTCGCCGATACCCAGGCGCTGGCTTTCCTGACTGGCTACCTGATCGAAAAAGCGCTGGCGGTGGATAACGTGTTCGTCTGGCTGATGCTGTTCAGCTACTTCGCCGTGCCGGCCAACCTGCAGCGGCGGGTGCTGATCTACGGCGTGCTGGGGGCGATCGTGCTGCGCACCATCATGATCTTCGCCGGCAGCTGGCTGGTCAGCCAGTTCCAGTGGCTGCTGTATCTGTTCGGCGCTTTCCTGCTGTTCACCGGTATCAAGATGGCGCTGGCGAAGGAAGATGACTCGGCGATCGGCGACAAGCCGCTGGTGAAATGGCTGCGCAGCCACCTGCGCATGACCGACAGCCTGGAAGGCGAGCGCTTCTTCGTGCGCCGCAATGGCATCCTGTTCGCCACCCCGCTGGTGCTGGTGCTGATCCTGGTAGAACTGAGCGACGTGATCTTCGCGGTAGACAGCATTCCGGCGATCTTCGCCGTGACCACCGATCCGTTCATCGTCCTGACCTCTAACCTGTTTGCCATCATGGGTCTGCGCGCCATGTACTTCCTGTTGGCCAACGTGGCGGAACGTTTCTCGATGCTGAAATACGGCCTGTCGGTGATCCTGGTGTTTATCGGCATCAAGATGCTGATTATCGACTTCTTCCACATCCCAATCGGCGTGTCGCTCGGCGTGGTGGCGGGCATCCTGACGCTTACCTTGCTGATCAACGCCTGGGTCAATCGCCGCAACGATCGTCTGGCGAAGAAATAA
- a CDS encoding FAD-dependent oxidoreductase, translating into MSNYPHLLAPLDLGFTTLKNRVLMGSMHTGLEELPDGPQRLAAFYAERAAAGVALIVTGGIAPNDKGVVYRGGSTLNSEAQLPHHRPVTEAVHRAGGKIALQILHAGRYSYQPHPVGPSALQAPINPFAPSALSEAEIEQTIADFARCAALAQQAGYDGVEVMGSEGYLINQFLAARTNQRDDRWGGSFTNRMRFAVEIVRAVRQAVGTEFILIYRLSMLDLVEDGSSWQEIEQLALAVEQAGATLINTGIGWHEARIPTIATMVPRAGFSWVTRKLMGKVGIPLITTNRINDPAVAEQVLADGCADMVSMARPFLADAAFVQKAAEGRADEINTCIGCNQACLDQIFEGKLTSCLVNPRACRETEMPLTMAEKPKKLAVIGAGPAGLAFATTAASRGHQVTLFDAADQIGGQFNIAKQIPGKEEFHETLRYFRRQLALREVTVRLGVKVEAADLSEFDEVILACGIVPRTPDIPGIGHAKVLSYLDVLRDKKPVGQRVAIVGAGGIGFDTAEYLSQHGVSSSLDQAEFNREWGIDGRLEQRGGLAAQGPQAPRTTRQIYLLQRKTSKVGEGLGKTTGWIHRASLAMRGVKMLNSVSYRLIDDEGLHITRAEQDSCLPVDTVVICAGQEPRRELQQPLLAMGKTVHLIGGADVAAELDARRAIDQGTRLAMAL; encoded by the coding sequence ATGAGCAATTACCCTCACCTGCTGGCGCCGCTGGATCTCGGCTTCACCACCCTGAAAAACCGGGTGCTGATGGGATCGATGCATACCGGCCTGGAAGAGCTGCCAGACGGCCCACAGCGCCTGGCCGCGTTCTATGCCGAGCGCGCCGCCGCCGGCGTGGCCCTGATCGTCACCGGCGGCATCGCGCCCAACGACAAAGGCGTGGTGTATCGCGGCGGCTCCACCCTCAACAGCGAGGCGCAGCTGCCTCACCATCGGCCGGTCACCGAGGCCGTTCATCGCGCGGGCGGCAAGATAGCGCTGCAGATCCTGCATGCCGGCCGCTACAGCTATCAGCCGCACCCGGTGGGCCCTTCCGCGCTGCAGGCGCCGATCAATCCCTTCGCGCCAAGCGCGCTGAGTGAAGCGGAGATCGAGCAGACCATCGCCGACTTCGCCCGCTGCGCGGCACTGGCGCAACAGGCCGGCTACGACGGCGTTGAGGTGATGGGTTCCGAAGGCTACCTGATCAACCAATTTTTGGCGGCGCGCACCAACCAGCGCGACGATCGCTGGGGCGGCAGCTTCACCAACCGCATGCGCTTCGCCGTCGAGATCGTGCGGGCGGTGCGCCAGGCGGTGGGCACAGAATTCATTTTGATCTACCGGCTGTCGATGCTCGATCTGGTGGAAGACGGCTCCAGCTGGCAGGAGATTGAACAGCTGGCGCTGGCGGTCGAACAGGCGGGCGCCACTCTCATCAATACCGGCATCGGCTGGCACGAGGCGCGCATCCCGACCATCGCTACCATGGTGCCGCGCGCCGGGTTCAGCTGGGTGACCCGCAAGCTGATGGGCAAGGTGGGTATTCCGCTGATCACCACCAACCGCATCAACGATCCGGCGGTGGCCGAGCAGGTGCTGGCGGACGGCTGCGCCGACATGGTGTCGATGGCGCGCCCGTTCCTCGCCGACGCCGCCTTTGTGCAGAAAGCCGCCGAGGGACGCGCCGACGAGATCAATACCTGCATCGGTTGCAACCAGGCCTGCCTCGACCAGATTTTTGAAGGCAAGCTGACGTCTTGCCTGGTCAACCCGCGCGCCTGCCGCGAAACCGAAATGCCGTTGACGATGGCGGAGAAACCGAAAAAGCTGGCGGTGATCGGCGCCGGCCCCGCCGGGCTGGCCTTCGCCACCACCGCCGCCAGCCGCGGCCATCAGGTGACGCTGTTCGACGCGGCCGATCAGATCGGCGGCCAGTTCAACATCGCCAAGCAGATCCCCGGCAAGGAAGAATTCCATGAAACCCTGCGTTACTTCCGCCGCCAGCTGGCGCTGCGCGAAGTCACGGTCAGGCTGGGCGTCAAGGTCGAGGCGGCGGATTTAAGCGAGTTCGACGAAGTGATCCTCGCCTGCGGCATCGTGCCGCGCACCCCGGACATCCCCGGCATCGGCCACGCCAAGGTGCTGAGCTATCTGGACGTGCTGCGCGATAAAAAACCGGTCGGCCAGCGGGTGGCGATCGTCGGCGCCGGCGGCATCGGCTTCGACACCGCCGAGTACCTCAGCCAGCACGGCGTCTCCAGCAGCCTGGATCAGGCGGAATTCAACCGCGAATGGGGCATCGACGGCCGCCTTGAGCAGCGCGGCGGGCTGGCGGCGCAAGGCCCGCAGGCACCGCGCACCACGCGGCAGATCTACCTGTTGCAGCGCAAAACCAGCAAAGTGGGCGAAGGCCTGGGGAAAACCACCGGTTGGATCCACCGCGCCAGCCTGGCGATGCGCGGCGTGAAGATGCTCAACAGCGTCAGCTATCGGCTGATCGATGACGAAGGGCTGCACATCACCCGCGCCGAGCAGGACAGCTGTCTGCCGGTAGACACGGTGGTCATCTGCGCCGGGCAGGAACCGCGCCGCGAGCTGCAGCAGCCGCTGCTGGCGATGGGGAAAACCGTGCATCTGATCGGCGGCGCCGACGTGGCCGCCGAGCTGGACGCCCGCCGCGCGATCGATCAGGGTACGCGGCTGGCGATGGCGCTGTAA
- a CDS encoding glutamine amidotransferase, producing the protein MKPLLVMQTGDAPQTIRQELANFEGMFLQQGNIDAERVHIVHLPAGERPLPPAAYCGVVITGSPAMVTEQLPWSEEAAEWLRQAMAIKLPLFGVCYGHQLLAYALGGKVGYHPQGMEVGTLEIELLPAAADDRRLTLLPPRFKANLIHSQSVLTPPAGAQTLARSQQDAHQILRYGDHALTTQFHPEFNGAVMSQYLQWLGELHPEQQALYQQKQQQVSDTPFSRLLLQGFVVSLGAQKAMAG; encoded by the coding sequence ATGAAACCGCTGCTTGTGATGCAAACCGGCGACGCGCCGCAGACCATTCGTCAGGAACTGGCCAATTTTGAAGGGATGTTCCTGCAACAGGGCAATATCGATGCCGAACGTGTGCATATCGTGCATCTTCCCGCCGGCGAGCGGCCGTTGCCGCCGGCCGCCTATTGTGGCGTGGTCATCACCGGATCGCCGGCGATGGTGACCGAGCAGTTGCCGTGGAGTGAGGAGGCCGCCGAATGGCTGCGTCAGGCGATGGCGATCAAACTGCCGCTGTTCGGCGTCTGCTACGGCCACCAGCTGTTGGCCTACGCGCTCGGCGGCAAAGTGGGCTACCACCCGCAGGGCATGGAGGTTGGCACGTTGGAAATTGAGCTGTTGCCCGCCGCGGCCGACGATCGGCGCCTCACCCTGCTGCCACCACGCTTCAAGGCCAATCTTATCCATTCGCAGAGCGTGCTGACGCCCCCCGCCGGTGCGCAGACACTGGCGCGTTCGCAGCAGGATGCACACCAGATCCTGCGCTATGGCGATCACGCCCTGACCACCCAGTTCCACCCGGAATTCAACGGCGCGGTGATGAGCCAGTATTTGCAGTGGCTTGGCGAACTGCATCCCGAGCAGCAGGCCCTCTACCAGCAAAAACAACAACAGGTTAGCGACACGCCGTTCAGCCGCCTGCTGCTGCAGGGATTCGTCGTCAGCCTCGGTGCGCAAAAAGCGATGGCCGGCTAA
- a CDS encoding M48 family metallopeptidase codes for MSELTYLQGYPTHLQSQVQQLIHQNRLGDVLLQRYPQVHDCTTDKSLYQFTVDLKNQYLRNAQPLSKVAYDSKIHVMKHALGLHTAISRVQGGKLKAKAEIRVATVFKVAPEPFLRMIVVHELAHLKEKDHNKAFYSLCCHMEPDYHQLEFDTRLYLTHLSLFGELYA; via the coding sequence ATGTCTGAATTGACCTACCTGCAAGGCTACCCAACGCATCTTCAAAGCCAGGTGCAGCAACTGATCCATCAGAATCGGCTGGGAGACGTGCTGCTGCAGCGCTATCCGCAGGTGCACGACTGCACCACCGACAAGTCGCTGTATCAGTTTACCGTCGATCTGAAAAACCAGTATCTGCGCAACGCCCAGCCGCTGAGCAAGGTGGCCTACGACAGCAAGATCCACGTCATGAAACATGCGCTGGGCCTGCACACCGCCATCTCGCGCGTGCAGGGAGGCAAGCTGAAGGCCAAGGCGGAAATCCGCGTGGCGACGGTGTTCAAGGTTGCGCCCGAACCCTTCCTGCGCATGATCGTGGTGCATGAGCTGGCGCACTTGAAAGAGAAAGATCACAACAAGGCGTTCTACAGCCTCTGCTGCCATATGGAGCCGGATTACCACCAGCTGGAGTTCGATACCCGGCTGTATCTGACGCACCTTTCGCTGTTCGGCGAGCTGTATGCATAG
- the rlmG gene encoding 23S rRNA (guanine(1835)-N(2))-methyltransferase RlmG, whose protein sequence is MSQLDLGTQQLELERYPQQEESTQLQAWEAADEYLLQQLENVDIGGRPVLIFNDNFGTLACALHAHRPYSVSDSYMSQLATRHNLKLNGLDPEQVTLLDSLAELPAAPAVVLIRVPKALALLEQQLRALRHVVTEDTLIVAGAKARDVHTSTMQLFEKVLGPTRTSLAWKKARLIFCQAADIVPPAAAETTDWTLDGTDWLIHNHANVFSRGSLDIGARLFMEHLPRGLNGHIVDLGCGNGVIGLMALAQNPEAQVTFVDESYMAVASSELNVEHNLPQELDRCQFEVNNALAGIERESVQAVLCNPPFHQQHAITDHTAWQMFCDAKRCLQVGGELRIVGNRHLDYHQKLKRLFGNCTLVASNKKFVILRAVKSGARR, encoded by the coding sequence ATGAGCCAACTCGATCTGGGAACACAGCAACTTGAGCTGGAGCGTTATCCCCAACAGGAAGAATCCACCCAGCTGCAGGCGTGGGAAGCGGCGGATGAATATCTGCTGCAACAGCTTGAAAACGTAGATATCGGCGGCCGTCCGGTGCTGATTTTCAACGATAACTTCGGCACCCTGGCCTGTGCGCTGCACGCGCATCGCCCTTACAGCGTCAGCGACTCATACATGAGCCAGCTGGCAACGCGCCACAACCTCAAGCTCAACGGTTTGGATCCCGAGCAGGTCACGCTGTTGGACAGCCTGGCCGAGCTGCCGGCGGCGCCGGCGGTGGTGCTGATTCGCGTGCCGAAGGCGCTGGCGCTGCTGGAGCAGCAGCTGCGTGCGCTGCGCCACGTCGTGACCGAAGACACACTGATCGTCGCCGGCGCCAAGGCGCGCGACGTGCATACCTCGACGATGCAGCTGTTTGAAAAGGTGCTGGGCCCAACGCGCACCAGCCTGGCGTGGAAGAAAGCGCGCCTGATCTTCTGTCAGGCGGCGGACATCGTCCCACCGGCGGCGGCGGAAACCACCGACTGGACGCTGGACGGCACCGATTGGCTTATCCATAACCACGCCAACGTCTTCTCGCGCGGCAGCCTGGATATCGGCGCGCGCCTGTTTATGGAACATCTGCCGCGCGGCCTGAACGGCCACATTGTCGATCTGGGCTGCGGCAACGGCGTGATTGGCCTGATGGCGCTGGCGCAAAACCCGGAAGCGCAGGTGACCTTCGTCGATGAATCTTACATGGCGGTGGCCTCCAGCGAACTGAACGTGGAGCACAACCTGCCGCAAGAGCTGGATCGCTGCCAGTTTGAGGTGAACAACGCGCTGGCGGGCATCGAGCGCGAAAGCGTGCAGGCGGTGCTGTGTAACCCGCCGTTCCACCAGCAGCACGCGATTACCGATCACACCGCCTGGCAAATGTTCTGCGACGCCAAGCGCTGCCTGCAGGTGGGCGGCGAGTTGCGCATTGTCGGCAACCGCCATCTCGACTATCACCAGAAGCTCAAGCGTCTGTTCGGCAACTGCACGCTGGTAGCCTCGAACAAGAAGTTCGTGATCTTGAGAGCGGTGAAATCCGGCGCGCGTCGCTGA